In Apium graveolens cultivar Ventura chromosome 10, ASM990537v1, whole genome shotgun sequence, the following are encoded in one genomic region:
- the LOC141691425 gene encoding uncharacterized protein LOC141691425 encodes MSQHRASRAFLVWKDQSMDPGFDLQSLDQVSWGGEFKISTVTVWHSLQTHVNEVDWGPAVWFKEGVIRYTHTNWLLFHDKLYTNTRLHSFGIIMDEQCGLCISGKVNSSPLFVDCPYSKFVLKAILSSIQFDGCLQGGFSWTQILVMAGQIEDEGKYIITLLFLQIFAYFLWPEQNSSLHDCGLQSPVLLVDGIKKEVVQACFCRLLFLAFGPRLFGKAFSL; translated from the exons ATGAGTCAGCATCGTGCTTCTAGGGCCTTCTTGGTTTGGAAAGATCAATCTATGGATCCGGGGTTTGACCTTCAGAGTCTGGATCAGGTTTCTTGGGGTGGTGAATTTAAAATTTCTACGGTTACAGTTTGGCACTCACTTCAGACTCATGTGAATGAAGTAGATTGGGGTCCTGCGGTATGGTTTAAGGAAGGAGTTATTCGTTATACTCATACGAATTGGCTCCTTTTTCATGACAAGCTTTACACTAATACAAGGCTTCATTCTTTTGGCATTATTATGGATGAGCAGTGTGGTTTATGTATTTCTGGAAAGGTGAATTCCTCTCCCTTATTCGTGGATTGTCCTTACTCGAAGTTTGTTCTCAAGGCTATCCTTTCTTCGATACAGTTTGATGGTTGTTTGCAAGGGGGTTTCTCTTGGACTCAAATTCTTGTGATGGCTGGTCAGATTGAAGATGAAGGAAAATATATCATTACTCTACTATTTCTGCAGATCTTTGCTTATTTTCTATGGCCAGAGCAAAATTCAAGTCTGCATGATTGTGGCTTACAGAGCCCGGTGCTTTTGGTTGATGGCATTAAAAAAGAA GTTGTTCAGGCTTGTTTTTGTCGCCTGTTGTTCTTGGCCTTTGGCCCCCGTCTCTTCGGGAAAGCTTTCTCCTTGTAA